Proteins encoded within one genomic window of Urocitellus parryii isolate mUroPar1 chromosome 16, mUroPar1.hap1, whole genome shotgun sequence:
- the LOC144250636 gene encoding vomeronasal type-1 receptor 90-like, with protein MTQSSTLYIFLAVRNAFCFQIVIGITANVFLLLFHVLTFLLQRRTRPTDVAIAHLALIHLLMLIIRAHLDLGILGVQDFWNDFTCKAIIYLYRLMRSLSVTTTCLLSVLQAITLSPRSSFLAKSKHTSSQCSVWTLLTLWVFNVFFNVRILISMGGPSNDTAAFRFVSESCTVAPTGHYFKIFFTLIGILRDIFLMGLMALSSGYMVALLCRHKRQCQHLHSTSLSPRASPEMRASRTILLLMGLFVLMYFVDCVFSSSSEHMHREDPTRLGVQMLVGNGYATLSALLLICAEKRIINFFQSTLGKKRKCLHSAR; from the coding sequence atgacccaAAGCAGCACACTTTACATTTTTCTTGCTGTAAGAAATGCCTTTTGTTTCCAAATTGTCATCGGGATCACAGCCAACgtcttcctgctcctcttccaCGTCCTCACTTTCCTTCTCCAGCGCAGGACCAGGCCCACAGATGTAGCCATTGCTCACCTGGCCCTTATTCATCTGCTGATGCTCATAATCAGGGCACACCTGGACCTAGGAATTTTGGGGGTTCAGGACTTTTGGAATGACTTCACATGTAAAGCCATCATCTACCTCTACAGGCTGATGAGAAGCCTGTCTGTCACCACCACCTGCCTGCTGAGTGTCCTGCAGGCCAtcaccctcagccccagaagCTCCTTTCTGGCCAAGTCCAAGCACACATCCTCACAGTGCAGTGTGTGGACCTTGCTTACTCTCTGGGTGTTCAACGTATTCTTCAATGTCCGCATCTTGATCTCCATGGGAGGCCCCTCCAATGACACAGCAGCTTTCCGGTTTGTCTCTGAGTCCTGCACTGTCGCCCCCACGGGTCACTACTTCAAGATCTTTTTCACTCTGATAGGAATACTCCGGGACATCTTTCTCATGGGGCTCATGGCCCTCTCCAGTGGGTATATGGTGGCTCTCCTGTGCAGGCACAAGAGGCAGTGCCAGCACCTCCACAGCACCAGCCTGTCCCCAAGAGCCTCCCCAGAAATGAGGGCCTCCAGGACCATCCTACTGCTCATGGGACTCTTTGTGCTCATGTACTTTGTGGACTGTGTGTTCTCCTCCTCTTCAGAACATATGCACAGGGAGGATCCCACTCGCCTGGGGGTCCAGATGCTGGTGGGCAATGGCTATGCTACCCTCAGTGCCTTGTTGCTGATCTGTGCTGAAAAACGAATCATCAATTTCTTCCAGTCCACActggggaagaagaggaaatgtttacaCAGTGCCAGATAA